TGGAGGCCTTACGCAGCGATATTCACCAAACTATGGATCGAATAAGGGGGTCTCTTTGACCTCGGCGAACGCCAAGCGGAAAGTGAACGCTTAGAAAATATTATGGCCTCTCCAGACTTTTGGAGTGATGCCGAGCGAGCAGAAAATATCTCAAAACAATTAAGGCGAGTGAAGGGACCCTTAGAGCAATATCACAGCTTATCTCGACGTGTTGACGATTGGGATGAGCTGGTTGATTTGGCCCTAGAAGAAAACGACTGGGAGATTCTTAAAGCGCAACAACGCGAAGCTGAGGATTTGTTGCGTGCCTTGCGGGAATTTGAACTGACACTCATCCTGCGTGGACCTTATGATCATGAAGATGCTATTGTCTCTTTACATGCGGGAGCCGGAGGGACCGAAGCGCAGGACTGGGTGTCTATGCTTCTTAGGATGTATTTGCGATGGGCAGAGCGTCACGGATTTAAAGCAGAAATCATCGATGCCTTAGAAGGAGAAGAAGCGGGATATAAAAGCGTGACCGTTGAAATTCATGGAGAAAACGCTTTTGGATTTCTACGTCCCGAACGAGGCGTACATCGACTCATTCGGATTTCGCCCTTTGACGCATCGGGACGGCGTCATACCTCATTTGCTTCGGTGGAAGTGATGCCGGATTTACAAAATGATGAGACGATCGAAATTCGTCCAGAAGACTTGAAAATTGATACCTTTCGGGCATCGGGCGCTGGCGGCCAGCATATTAATAAGACGGAATCGGCCGTTCGCATTACTCACTTACCCACGGGTATTGTCGTCGGTTGCCAATCCGAACGGTCCCAACATTCTAACCGGGAAACGGCCATGCGAATGCTACGAGGAAAATTGGCGGAATTACAACAACAACAATGGGAAAAACACATGGCAGAATTGCGCGGCGAGCAGGCTGATATTGGCTGGGGCTCGCAAATTCGAACGTATGTGTTTCAACCCTACAGCGTTGTCCGTGATCACCGCACTCGCTATGAGGTACCTAACGCCCAAAATGTGATGAACGGCGAACTTGACGGTTTCATTGAAGCTTTTCTACAGCAGGAAGCGCGAGGCGCCTTACAGCCTGAGGAAAATGGTTCATGAGTCGTTTTATTGTGGTTTTAGCGGGAGCCGTTGTGCTGCTTGGGGCTTTGCAGTGGACGATTCCCAAGTGGGCAGCGGCTCAAGTAGCGGATCGGGTCGCATCCCAAGATGGTGGCATTAAACCGCAAGTTGATATTGCCGCATTGCCCTTTTGGATTATGGCCCAAGGACAGTTTCAAGATATGTATATTAACGTGCATAATGTGCATGTTGATGGTCTGACATTGTCTCAAGCGGTGATTAATTGGCAAAACGGCAAGGTTTCTTTGCCCGCCTTATCTCATAACCGCTTAGTCATCGAAAAAGCCGGGCACGTCAATGTGCGTATTGTTTTTGACGGTCCGGCACTCAGTGCGTTTTTAGCGGGACAAAGTCCCATTCAAAATCCCCAAGTCACCATTACCAATAATTTAATGACCATTGAGGGACGATTGTTATTAGGACAATTAAGCGTTCCCTTAAATGCCCAGGGTACCTTATCGGTTTCCCCGGACAAAAAGGCGATTATCTTTCACCCGACGCGAGTCGACGGGATTCAGTTGCCGGTTTTAACTGATTTACAAATTTTCCAAATAGACTCATTAAATTTACCGGTGGCCATGGTAATTCAGTCCGTGGCATTACGGAATAATGAATTGATCGTAGAGGCCAGTACACCATGACAAAAGTTCAACGGATTTTGTGGGATTATGGAATGATGACCCTAGGCACGGCCATTACGGCCGTCGGAATCAATGGATTTTATGTACCCGCTAGAATTTCAGATGGCGGTATTTCCGGTGTGGGTATCATCTTGTTATATTTGCTGCACGTTCCTTTGTGGGTGAGTTTAACGGTTTTAAACGTGCCGTTATTATGGCTGAGTAAAAAGCTATGGGGTAACCGCGTTGGAACCCGCACGGTTTACGGAACTTTGATGTTATCGGTGATGGTCGGGATTATTCGTATTGGCGCGGTGACCCATAATGTGCTTTTGGCGACGGTATATGGCGGATTGTTGTCGGGGATAGGACTGGGTATGGTTTTTCGCGCACGCGGAACGACCGGTGGCAGTGATGTCATCGCCCGCCTACTCACCCGCTTTTTGCCAATTACCATGGGCCAGGGCATGATGATTGTGGATTTTTTTGTGATTGCCGCATTCGGTGTTGTCTTTAATCCGACCCTGGCCATGTATTCCTTAATTGCCCTATTCATTTCCTCGCGGGCGATCGATGTCGTCCAAGAAGGGGTTAGTTATGCCCGCGCTTTTACTATTGTGAGCCAAAAACCGGACATCATTGCCGCAAAAGTCTTGGAAGTGATGGACCGGGGGGTAACCCGTATTGGCGCTTATGGCGAATATACCAAGGAACCCCGAGAAATTCTTTATGTGGTCATTACCCGTTCAGAGGTCAGTACGTTAAAAGAACTTATCTATAGTGTCGATCCGAGCGCGTTTGTGGTAGTGGCGACGGTGCATGAAGTAGTGGGTGAAGGATTTCGCAAGCCGCCTTTAGAAGTCTAGAAATCTTGCGCAGTTTAATCCACGACTGTAGTCGCGAGTGTTTAGGTGGCCTGATTCTGGTCTCCTTCTAATTGATCTAAAAGCGCGGCCGCTTCTTCGACCGTAATAATGCCTTGTTGTAACTTTTCCAATATCACGGCGCGGGGATCTCTTGGGTCAGCGGCTGGATTAGTAGGCTCATCAGCCGTCTCAACCGGCGCCGGATATTGAGAGAGGCTAATGTCTCCTTTGCGCGTATGAAGGGTAATCACCCCGCCACTACCCGTCCCAATGCGACCGACCAGACGATGTCCCCGGGCGGGACCAGGATTATTGACTTCAACCAGATCAAGATGGGAAATGATGCGGCCCAAGTCGGTACTGGCTTCGATTCGGCAAGCTAAATCGGTAGGAATTTCGACATTAATATCACCACGGCTTTCCACTTTTGCCGTTAATGACGTGGTCCTGGCATGAACATCAATCTTGCCAATGCCCGTGACAAGCTCCGCTTGCCGGTAAGTGCCATCTTTGAGTGTAATGGATCCAAGTCCCGCGTGGCATTTGCATTCCACATCATGACTAGCTAGCATCAGAATTTTCCCTAATCCTGCATTGACTTCGACCTGTCCTTGCAAGGCTTCGATATTGACGTCTCCTTTACCCGCATTAATGTCAAATGTCCCCTGGCATTGTTCCAATAAAACAGGTCCTAACCCAGCATTCACATCGGCGGTAACCTGCTCCAACTGGTGGAGACGAATGGCGCCCAGTCCCGCATTCAGATCAAAATAACCTCGACCATGTCTTAACGTGAGATCGCCATGGCCAAGATTGATATCCCAGTGGCCTTCGATGTGATCGGCATGAAAGTTTCCATTTCCCACATTGATTTCGGCATTTTGAATGATTAAACTGTACAGTTCGGTATTGCCTAACCCACAGTTGATAGCAACATCTTGCACACTGGCGGGCAAGGCAATTTCTAAATCTAAGGATTGTCGAAACGTGGATTCAAGGCGTAGCGTGTTATCATATTGTGTCTCGGTAAGAATGACACTGCTTTGAATCAGGGGCTCTTGAAGCTTGGGGTCCGTCCGGATCTTAATGTGTCCCCGTTTGATGGACACCTCAAGGCGCTCGATCATGGTTCATCCTCCGTTTCTGTATCTGAGGACCTAAAAGTCGGTTCGCTGATGACATGTCGTGTCATGTCATCGAGCAGTTTCAGGCCATCTTGAATGGACAATTCCTTTTGGGCAATACGTTGCAAAATTTCGTTTCGGGAGATTTTGGGTGAGGGTGAGGAGGTCTCTTCCCCGGGCTGTCCTTGAAAAGCTTCAACCAGCTGGTCAAGTTTGTTACGAACCGTGGGATAGGAGATGCCGAGGATGCGTTCAATTTCTTTCAAGTTGCCGCGACTTAATACAAACACCTTTAAAAAGGCCAGTTGGTCCTCCGATAAGGATAATGCAGGAGAATTGTGAAATCGTCCTTGGATGACTATATCGCAGTGGGGACAATGTAATGCCGTAATCTCTAAAGGATGGCGGCAACTGGGACAGGTTGTTAGCAAATTCGGCATAAGTTTCAACCTCCTGCATTAATTATAGAAAACAATATTAATATTATCAATATTAAACTTAAAAATAACAATCTATTGATTAATAAAATGAGGATTGTGACAAGAAGAATAATAATGATGGCGGAAGCGCCAATATCCTTCCGCAGCCAACAGGGCTAAGATTCCCGTCGTGATGAGCCACCACTTGGGACCTTGACTCAAAAGAATGCCGCCAAATAGGGGGCCTAGGGCTGCGCCTACACGGTTAGCCACACTGAAAAAGCCCATATAACGGCCTCGAACGATTTCTGGTGCGCGTTCGGCAACCCAAGCCGAAGCAGCCGGGTTGATAAAGTTCTCGCCTAAGGTAATGACAAACACGGCCAAAGCGAAAACGGCGAAAGACTGTCCAGAAAGCATCAGCCAAAATCCTGCAGCATAAAAGAAGACTCCCACCGCCATCAATGTTAAATGCGATACGCGGCGGGTTAGTCGGGTGATGGGAATTTGCAGAAGGACAACAAAAATCGCATTTTCCGCTGCCAAATATCCAAAAATACTGGGAGGATATCCCAAATTGATGTGCAAGTAGGCTGGGACGACCATGAACAGTTGGGAGTAAACCAAACCGGTCAATGCCCACAGGCCGGCAAAGCGTACAAAGGCTTGATCGCGCAATACATCTTTCATATGGCCGTGTTGGGTTGATGGGCTATGCTTAAATGGACGGGATTCAGGAACGGCAAAGAAAATGACCAGGGAGAATAAGAGCATGGACAAGGCATCCAGAGCAAAAATCCAAAAGAACGAATGGTCGGCCAGAAGACCTCCTAGCATGGGACCTATGATAATGCCCGCATTGCTAGCCATACGCATCAGGCTATAGGCATAATTAAGACGGTCACGAGAAATGATATCGCCGACCATGGCCATGGATGCTGGTTGAAATAGAGGCATGAAAAAACCCATCAATGTTAATAGAGCGATTAATAGCCAGGAATTATGGACGAGACCGATACCAAAGGTTACGAGGGCGCCTAATAGCAATGATCCCAGCATGACCAGGCGGCGTCCAAACCGGTCGCTCCATACTCCGCCCACCAACACCGAAATGACCTGTGAGGTCCCATAAAATGCCATGACGACACCGACAACGCTTAATGAGGCGTGAAGGCGAGAGGCCAAGTAGATCGTCATAAAGGGAAAAACTAATGAGTTGCCTACTAAATTGAAAAACCGGCCGATAAGCAAAATATAATATACGCGAGGTATATCGGGATCTGATCCCCAACTCGTTGCCCGAAGCATGGATCTCCATCCTTTTGTTTATCTTGTTTATCGTCCTAAGCAAAACACGTGATGATTTTCGGTTCGAAAACTTGATAATAGTTCCGATGATAGTCGACAACAAATTGTACCATATTCAATATGCACTGCTTGGAAGAAAGTCATGCAATTTGCGCAAGCAGTTTTTCTCATGGCCGGAGGTTCTTGAGATACAATAGATATAATGGAAAAATGAAAAAGGGATAATCACAATGATGACCGCGTCAATCAAGTCCGATCCAAAAATATGAGGACGGTGTGGGGGAGGGGATAGACTGTGGTAGCCAAAGAATTAATGACCAGTCACGTGATTAAAATTGATGCCAATGCCACAATAGGGCAAGCGGTAGAGCTTCTTCGCGAACATACGATAAGTGGTTTGCCGGTTACCGATCCCCAGGGACGACTTATTGGTGTGATTACCGGAGGTGACGTTCTTCGGGCCATTCAGCAAAAGGCGCAGAAAATCTATCATTCACTATTTGGACCCACTCAGGTGGTGATTGATGAAAATGTCTGGAAAGAAGATAGTAACCGGCTTCTTAATTTGCCTGTGGAAAAAATGATGAGTCGTTCTCCTTTCACCGTGCAACCCCAGACGCCCGTGGGAGAAATTGCGGATTTAATGATCCGGCAAAATATCCGTCGGGTGTTTGTCTTAGAGCATGATAAGTTAGTCGGCATTATTACCCGCAATGACATCGTTCGGTGGCTAGTGCGCCATGTCGGCTAGCGCAAGACACTGGCCAAGTGGCTGCCGATCCGCTTGGTATTGGCGAGCAATTGGCGGTACGGAGCGCCTTCGGATAAAATGGCCGCAACGTAGTTGATGTGCGGAGAATATACAATACCGACATCATGACTGGCTTCAGACAAGGAGCCTGTCTTATGTGCAATAATCACCGCTGCTTTACCAACAAAAACGTCATCGGCTGGTTCCTTGGTGATGCTTACCGGTCCTTGACAACGGGTCAACAAATTGACCATTTGTTCTGATACCGCGAGAGAAATGGCGGTGCCCGTAGCCAGTTTTTCCATAAGTAATGCCATATCAAAGGCACAGGTATGATTGATTTGATCATATTCCGCGGGTACCCGCTGTAATTTCCGGATGAGTTCGGTATTTTGTGCGCCAAGACGGCGGATTGTGGAGTTGACCCATTCCACTCCTAAATAGTCAATGAGTAAATTGGTTGCGGTATTGTCCGACACCGTAATCATAAGCGTTGCCAAATCTCTGAGGGAATATTCCGTGCCCGGGGTTAAATCCTTAAGCACACCCGAACCACCGACTTGGTCTTCTTTTCTCATGAGGAGCAAATGATCGAGGGATAAATGGTCTTCTTCTACCCGGCGGTACAACTCAATTAAAATCGGTACTTTAATGACGCTAGCCGATGGAAAAATGTCGTGCTCATGATAGGCAAATATTTTATGGGTCTCGAGATTTTTGGCAAAGACTGCATAACGACCGGGTAAGGTCTGGATGACATTTTGAAGTTCCACAATTTTTCCTCCCCCTAAGATGACCCTCTGCATTTCATTACCATCTCATGATACCATGGAACACATAATGAATACCGTGTAAGCCAAGCCGGACACCGAGTTAAAGGAGTTCTCTTGTATATTGACAGCGAGAGAGGGGAAGACCTTTAGCAAGAATCAGAGAAATCCAGGCACAGACAACAATGAGGCATGCTAAAACTTGGATGGAGATCCCAAAATCGACGAGAAAAGGATCGATTGCGCTATGAGTGTTGTGGTGTTAGGCAGTATCAATCTCGATTTGATCGCCCAAATTGATAAGATCCCAGTAGCCGGAGAAACGCGTATCGCACAAGGATTGCTGACATCCCCGGGCGGTAAAGGAGCAAACCAAGCGCTGGCAGCCAGGCGTATGGGAGCGGAGGTCATATTGATCGGGATGGTCGGGGATGATGCCTTTGCTATGCAGGCCTTGCGAATATTACGGCAAGACGGCGTTGATTTGAGTCATATTGGTGTGAGCCGCCAACATCCCACGGGTCTCGCTTTCATCACGGTGGAAGTTGGTGGACAAAATGCGATTACTGTTATCCCTGGGGCGAACTATGAATTAGGAGCGGAAGCGTTAGGCCGACTCGAACGGATCCTGACGCCCCAGGACTTGTTAGTGATGCAAGCCGAGATCCCTTTCGAAGTGATTGAGCGGGCCCTGATTATTGCCCGCCGAATAGGGAGTCAAGTTTTGTGGGATCCGGCGCCGGCATCTCCGCAATTTCCGCATTCTCTCTTTCACGTAGATGTGATTACTCCCAATCAAACCGAGGCATCATTATTACTCGGAACTGCGGTCACGGACGTGCGTTCTGCCAAAGCGGCAGCCAGACAACTTCGGACGTTGGGGGCTGAGATTGCAATTGTAAAATTGGGAGCCCAAGGTTTAGTCTGGGCCACAGCCCATGGGGTTTTTTATGAACCCGGAGTTGCCGTGCAAGCCGTTGATGCAGTGGGAGCAGGAGATGTCTTTTTAGGGGCCTTAGCAGCACGGTTAGATGCGAAAGATCCGTGGCCTCAAGCGATTAAAATTGCCAATCATGCTGCCGCCTTATCGACGACGCAAAAAGGGGCCCAACCTTCTTTTCCCTGGTGGAATGATGTTCGCAAAATGATAAAATAAAAAAGGGAAAAAAATTATTTCAATCCCGTAACCTTGTCCTCTTTTTTGACGTTATCTTATTTAAAGACGCCATTGAGGAGGGAGAATATGAAATCACCGCACGATCAAAAGCGCGCTGATTATTATTTATATACTTGGCAAATCCGTGAAGTTCAAAAGTTATCTCGTGAACTTCGTCGTCCTCCATCGGAAATTATGCGTTCATTACTAACTGAGGCCCTCTCGAAAAAGACGTCTACGGAATCTTAAATTCCTTAGTGAATTCTGTAAATAGTCCCGTTAGGGACTATTTTTTATGTTCCAGGCTATGCTCGGTGTACAATAACCGTGAATCTGATTGTCAAAGGAGCCGAGATAAAGAATGGAGCCGTATCGTTTAAGCCACGATTCTCTTGGTGAAGTGAAAGTCCCGCAAGACGCTTATTGGGGACCCCAAACCCAAAGGGCGATTGAAAATTTTCCTATTAGTGGATTGCGGTTACCCAGGCGGTTTATTCGCGCGCAGGGCATTATTAAGTGGGCCGCAGCCAAGGCCAATGCTGATGTTGGCGCGTTACCTGAACGTATTGCCCAAGCCATCATGAAAGCGGCCGATGAAGTTATTAGTGGAATGTGGGATCAACAATTTGTGGTGGATGTATATCAAGCGGGTGCTGGGACATCGCAAAACATGAATGCGAATGAGGTGATTGCCCACCGGGCGCAGCAATTATTGGGAGGCCAAATTGGCGATGTGCACTTGGTTCATCCCAATGATCACGTCAATATGGCGCAATCGACAAATGACACGATTCATGTTGCCATACATATTGCTGGAGCGGAGGCAATTGTTCATGATCTGGTTCCAGCCATTCGCCGGGCTGAAGACACGCTGCGCACCAAACAACACTTGTGGATGAATGTTGTCAAATCCGGAAGGACCCATTTACAAGATGCGGTTCCTATGCGCTTAGGTCAAGAAATTGGCGGGTATGTGGGAGCGCTGTCCTACTGGCGGAATGCCCTTGAAACGGGCGTGGAAAAACTCTATGGCATAGGTCTTGGGGGCAATGCGGTTGGCACAGGCATTAATGCCCATCCCGAATATAAGAACCGGGCCACCCAGTATGTGGCAGAAAAAACGGGATTACCGTTTCATCAACCGGAAAATATGTTTACGTTTATTCAAAATCTTGATGCCGTCTTGGAAGTCTCGGGATTGGTTCGAGGCTTAGCGACGGCAGTTGGGAAAATAGCAAATGACTTAAGACTGTTGAGTTCGGGTCCG
The Sulfobacillus thermosulfidooxidans DNA segment above includes these coding regions:
- the prfB gene encoding peptide chain release factor 2 (programmed frameshift); amino-acid sequence: MLQDDMEALRSDIHQTMDRIRGSLDLGERQAESERLENIMASPDFWSDAERAENISKQLRRVKGPLEQYHSLSRRVDDWDELVDLALEENDWEILKAQQREAEDLLRALREFELTLILRGPYDHEDAIVSLHAGAGGTEAQDWVSMLLRMYLRWAERHGFKAEIIDALEGEEAGYKSVTVEIHGENAFGFLRPERGVHRLIRISPFDASGRRHTSFASVEVMPDLQNDETIEIRPEDLKIDTFRASGAGGQHINKTESAVRITHLPTGIVVGCQSERSQHSNRETAMRMLRGKLAELQQQQWEKHMAELRGEQADIGWGSQIRTYVFQPYSVVRDHRTRYEVPNAQNVMNGELDGFIEAFLQQEARGALQPEENGS
- a CDS encoding LmeA family phospholipid-binding protein, whose product is MSRFIVVLAGAVVLLGALQWTIPKWAAAQVADRVASQDGGIKPQVDIAALPFWIMAQGQFQDMYINVHNVHVDGLTLSQAVINWQNGKVSLPALSHNRLVIEKAGHVNVRIVFDGPALSAFLAGQSPIQNPQVTITNNLMTIEGRLLLGQLSVPLNAQGTLSVSPDKKAIIFHPTRVDGIQLPVLTDLQIFQIDSLNLPVAMVIQSVALRNNELIVEASTP
- a CDS encoding YitT family protein; translated protein: MTKVQRILWDYGMMTLGTAITAVGINGFYVPARISDGGISGVGIILLYLLHVPLWVSLTVLNVPLLWLSKKLWGNRVGTRTVYGTLMLSVMVGIIRIGAVTHNVLLATVYGGLLSGIGLGMVFRARGTTGGSDVIARLLTRFLPITMGQGMMIVDFFVIAAFGVVFNPTLAMYSLIALFISSRAIDVVQEGVSYARAFTIVSQKPDIIAAKVLEVMDRGVTRIGAYGEYTKEPREILYVVITRSEVSTLKELIYSVDPSAFVVVATVHEVVGEGFRKPPLEV
- a CDS encoding DUF4097 family beta strand repeat-containing protein — encoded protein: MIERLEVSIKRGHIKIRTDPKLQEPLIQSSVILTETQYDNTLRLESTFRQSLDLEIALPASVQDVAINCGLGNTELYSLIIQNAEINVGNGNFHADHIEGHWDINLGHGDLTLRHGRGYFDLNAGLGAIRLHQLEQVTADVNAGLGPVLLEQCQGTFDINAGKGDVNIEALQGQVEVNAGLGKILMLASHDVECKCHAGLGSITLKDGTYRQAELVTGIGKIDVHARTTSLTAKVESRGDINVEIPTDLACRIEASTDLGRIISHLDLVEVNNPGPARGHRLVGRIGTGSGGVITLHTRKGDISLSQYPAPVETADEPTNPAADPRDPRAVILEKLQQGIITVEEAAALLDQLEGDQNQAT
- a CDS encoding DUF2089 domain-containing protein, encoding MPNLLTTCPSCRHPLEITALHCPHCDIVIQGRFHNSPALSLSEDQLAFLKVFVLSRGNLKEIERILGISYPTVRNKLDQLVEAFQGQPGEETSSPSPKISRNEILQRIAQKELSIQDGLKLLDDMTRHVISEPTFRSSDTETEDEP
- a CDS encoding MDR family MFS transporter, which codes for MLRATSWGSDPDIPRVYYILLIGRFFNLVGNSLVFPFMTIYLASRLHASLSVVGVVMAFYGTSQVISVLVGGVWSDRFGRRLVMLGSLLLGALVTFGIGLVHNSWLLIALLTLMGFFMPLFQPASMAMVGDIISRDRLNYAYSLMRMASNAGIIIGPMLGGLLADHSFFWIFALDALSMLLFSLVIFFAVPESRPFKHSPSTQHGHMKDVLRDQAFVRFAGLWALTGLVYSQLFMVVPAYLHINLGYPPSIFGYLAAENAIFVVLLQIPITRLTRRVSHLTLMAVGVFFYAAGFWLMLSGQSFAVFALAVFVITLGENFINPAASAWVAERAPEIVRGRYMGFFSVANRVGAALGPLFGGILLSQGPKWWLITTGILALLAAEGYWRFRHHYYSSCHNPHFINQ
- a CDS encoding CBS domain-containing protein; the encoded protein is MVAKELMTSHVIKIDANATIGQAVELLREHTISGLPVTDPQGRLIGVITGGDVLRAIQQKAQKIYHSLFGPTQVVIDENVWKEDSNRLLNLPVEKMMSRSPFTVQPQTPVGEIADLMIRQNIRRVFVLEHDKLVGIITRNDIVRWLVRHVG
- a CDS encoding serine hydrolase produces the protein MELQNVIQTLPGRYAVFAKNLETHKIFAYHEHDIFPSASVIKVPILIELYRRVEEDHLSLDHLLLMRKEDQVGGSGVLKDLTPGTEYSLRDLATLMITVSDNTATNLLIDYLGVEWVNSTIRRLGAQNTELIRKLQRVPAEYDQINHTCAFDMALLMEKLATGTAISLAVSEQMVNLLTRCQGPVSITKEPADDVFVGKAAVIIAHKTGSLSEASHDVGIVYSPHINYVAAILSEGAPYRQLLANTKRIGSHLASVLR
- the rbsK gene encoding ribokinase; translation: MSVVVLGSINLDLIAQIDKIPVAGETRIAQGLLTSPGGKGANQALAARRMGAEVILIGMVGDDAFAMQALRILRQDGVDLSHIGVSRQHPTGLAFITVEVGGQNAITVIPGANYELGAEALGRLERILTPQDLLVMQAEIPFEVIERALIIARRIGSQVLWDPAPASPQFPHSLFHVDVITPNQTEASLLLGTAVTDVRSAKAAARQLRTLGAEIAIVKLGAQGLVWATAHGVFYEPGVAVQAVDAVGAGDVFLGALAARLDAKDPWPQAIKIANHAAALSTTQKGAQPSFPWWNDVRKMIK
- a CDS encoding class II fumarate hydratase: MEPYRLSHDSLGEVKVPQDAYWGPQTQRAIENFPISGLRLPRRFIRAQGIIKWAAAKANADVGALPERIAQAIMKAADEVISGMWDQQFVVDVYQAGAGTSQNMNANEVIAHRAQQLLGGQIGDVHLVHPNDHVNMAQSTNDTIHVAIHIAGAEAIVHDLVPAIRRAEDTLRTKQHLWMNVVKSGRTHLQDAVPMRLGQEIGGYVGALSYWRNALETGVEKLYGIGLGGNAVGTGINAHPEYKNRATQYVAEKTGLPFHQPENMFTFIQNLDAVLEVSGLVRGLATAVGKIANDLRLLSSGPRTGLAELKLPAVQPGSSIMPGKVNPVMAEMMNMICYQVMGNDTTVQQAVAGAQLELNVMMPVIAYNFLQAIHILSNGLDAFTNKALKGLEADVDRITGYVEMNTALATALNPYIGYDQAAEVAKTAFREGKTVRQVVREKNLLSEEQLNEALDLERITHPQES